Proteins encoded in a region of the Gemmatimonadaceae bacterium genome:
- a CDS encoding NFACT RNA binding domain-containing protein, which yields MPSKGRAYRTVEVEGFEVLVGKAAKDNDYLTLKVATPHDLWLHVASVPGSHVVVRNPDRLPDIPKSVVERAAEYAAFYSKAREARGKVEVHVCWAADVSKRRGAPAGEVVLRRWDRMKVYPRALAEGDDE from the coding sequence ATGCCGAGCAAGGGACGCGCGTACCGCACCGTCGAGGTCGAGGGCTTCGAGGTCCTCGTCGGAAAGGCGGCGAAGGACAACGACTACCTCACGCTGAAGGTGGCCACGCCGCACGACCTCTGGCTGCACGTCGCCAGCGTCCCGGGCAGCCACGTCGTGGTGCGCAATCCGGACCGGCTGCCGGACATCCCGAAGTCCGTCGTCGAGCGCGCCGCCGAGTATGCCGCGTTCTACAGCAAGGCGCGGGAGGCGCGCGGCAAGGTGGAGGTGCACGTCTGCTGGGCGGCCGACGTGAGCAAGCGGCGCGGCGCGCCGGCGGGCGAGGTCGTGCTGCGCCGGTGGGACCGAATGAAGGTGTATCCCCGCGCGCTGGCCGAGGGGGATGATGAATAA
- a CDS encoding methylated-DNA--[protein]-cysteine S-methyltransferase: protein MTAATAAADYERIARAISYLDAHWRDQPSLADVARHIGLSESHFQRLFTRWVGISPKRFLQQATAQFARSLLREHRAALPTTLDAGLSNPSRLHELIVHAEAMTPGQLKRGGQGVEIAWGFHPSPLGTALVAVTPLGICSLQFADTKPARFAAVARLRAEWPAATLVESTARTRRAARQALGALGTPNGPLALHVRGTNFQLKVWTALLNIAPGTVTTYEEIAGVIGQPRAVRAVGSAVGRNPVSVLIPCHRVIRKSGGLGGYAWGLERKEILLRVEDGRGRTADGG from the coding sequence ATGACCGCCGCCACCGCCGCCGCTGACTACGAACGCATCGCGCGCGCCATCAGCTATCTGGACGCGCACTGGCGCGACCAACCCTCGCTGGCGGACGTCGCGCGACACATCGGTCTCAGCGAGTCGCACTTTCAGCGGCTCTTCACGCGCTGGGTGGGGATCAGCCCCAAGCGGTTCCTCCAGCAGGCCACGGCGCAATTCGCGCGTTCGCTGCTGCGTGAGCATCGCGCCGCGCTCCCCACCACCCTCGACGCCGGGCTGTCGAATCCGTCGCGCCTGCACGAGTTGATCGTGCACGCCGAGGCGATGACCCCCGGCCAGTTGAAGCGCGGCGGCCAGGGCGTTGAGATCGCGTGGGGCTTCCACCCGTCGCCGCTGGGCACGGCGCTCGTGGCGGTCACCCCGCTCGGCATCTGCTCGCTGCAGTTCGCCGATACCAAGCCGGCTCGCTTCGCCGCGGTCGCCCGGCTCCGTGCGGAGTGGCCAGCGGCGACGCTCGTGGAGTCGACGGCGCGCACGCGCCGCGCCGCGCGGCAGGCGCTCGGCGCGCTCGGCACGCCCAATGGACCGCTCGCGCTGCATGTGCGCGGGACGAACTTCCAGCTCAAGGTGTGGACCGCGCTGCTGAACATCGCGCCGGGTACGGTGACGACCTACGAGGAGATCGCCGGGGTCATCGGACAGCCGCGGGCAGTGCGGGCCGTCGGGAGCGCGGTGGGACGGAACCCGGTGAGCGTGCTCATCCCGTGCCATCGGGTGATCCGCAAGAGCGGCGGACTGGGCGGGTATGCGTGGGGGCTGGAGCGGAAGGAAATTCTACTGCGGGTGGAAGATGGCAGAGGGCGGACGGCGGATGGCGGATAG
- a CDS encoding HNH endonuclease has protein sequence MSHRSLYRFALARSPRGLARRHDHGVPHQKRHVKRATFRDCGRRCVYCAARLGLEAATLDHVIPLSRGGNHHPGNLVAACIQCNQLKGSMLPIEFFTRYPWAGQNFMRYARAAHRSVKRGARRAVSLAFAKAA, from the coding sequence ATGTCTCATCGGAGCTTGTACCGGTTCGCACTGGCTCGTTCGCCCCGTGGCCTGGCCCGCCGTCACGACCACGGCGTCCCCCATCAGAAGCGGCATGTCAAGCGCGCCACCTTTCGTGACTGTGGCCGTCGCTGTGTCTACTGTGCGGCGCGGCTAGGGCTCGAGGCGGCGACCCTCGACCATGTGATCCCGCTCTCGCGCGGCGGGAATCACCACCCGGGCAACCTCGTGGCGGCGTGCATCCAGTGCAACCAGCTGAAGGGATCGATGCTCCCCATCGAGTTCTTCACGCGCTATCCCTGGGCCGGACAGAACTTCATGCGCTACGCGCGCGCGGCGCATCGCAGCGTCAAGCGCGGCGCCCGGCGGGCGGTGAGTCTGGCGTTTGCGAAGGCGGCGTAG
- a CDS encoding alpha/beta fold hydrolase, with protein sequence MRTIHPLLVLAFSATAALAQGKQGDYVARNFQFTTGEVLPELRLHYTTFGTPRRDGAGVVRNAVMILHGTGGSGRSFLSPTYAGVLFGPGQLLDTARYYIVLPDGIGHGGSSKPSDGRHAKFPHYTYDDMVRAQHLLLTQGLGVNHLRFVMGTSMGCMHAWVWGYTYPDFTDGLVPLACAPAAIVGRNRMIRKMMMDDIRNDPGYKDGEYTEQPKGLRAAQQLLFMMGSAPLVQHAQAPTRAAADSIITAYLDARMRTTDANDMLYQFDASRDYDPSPHLTRITAPVLAINSADDQVNPPELGIVERLMPQVAKGRFILLPITPQTRGHGTHSVPAIWGGYLAEFLKGLPER encoded by the coding sequence ATGCGCACCATTCATCCGCTGCTCGTCCTCGCCTTCAGCGCCACGGCGGCGCTCGCCCAGGGGAAGCAGGGCGACTACGTGGCCAGGAACTTCCAGTTCACCACGGGGGAGGTGCTCCCCGAACTGCGCCTGCATTACACGACGTTCGGCACGCCGCGGCGCGATGGCGCCGGCGTGGTGCGCAACGCGGTGATGATCCTGCACGGCACCGGCGGGTCCGGGCGTTCGTTCCTGTCGCCGACGTACGCCGGCGTGCTGTTCGGGCCGGGCCAGCTGCTCGACACGGCGCGCTACTACATCGTCCTGCCCGACGGAATCGGGCATGGCGGGTCGAGCAAGCCGAGCGACGGCCGGCATGCGAAGTTCCCGCACTACACGTACGACGACATGGTGCGCGCCCAGCACCTGCTGCTCACGCAGGGGCTCGGCGTGAATCACCTGCGCTTCGTGATGGGAACGAGCATGGGGTGCATGCACGCGTGGGTGTGGGGGTACACATACCCCGACTTCACCGACGGTCTCGTCCCGCTCGCCTGCGCCCCCGCCGCCATCGTGGGGCGCAACCGGATGATACGGAAGATGATGATGGACGACATCCGCAACGACCCGGGCTACAAGGACGGGGAGTACACCGAGCAACCCAAGGGACTGCGCGCGGCGCAGCAGCTGCTCTTCATGATGGGGAGCGCGCCACTCGTCCAGCACGCGCAGGCCCCCACGCGCGCCGCCGCCGACTCGATCATCACGGCCTATCTCGATGCGCGCATGCGGACGACGGATGCGAACGACATGCTGTACCAGTTCGACGCGTCGCGCGACTACGATCCGTCGCCGCACCTGACGCGCATCACCGCGCCGGTGCTCGCCATCAACTCCGCCGATGACCAGGTGAACCCGCCCGAGCTGGGGATCGTGGAGCGCCTGATGCCCCAGGTGGCGAAAGGGCGGTTCATCCTGCTGCCGATCACCCCGCAGACGCGCGGGCACGGGACGCATTCGGTGCCGGCGATCTGGGGCGGCTATCTGGCCGAGTTCCTGAAGGGTCTGCCGGAACGCTGA
- a CDS encoding leishmanolysin-related zinc metalloendopeptidase: MTSILAPRAALRRWSLVATVVAGACSGGDGTSPPKPAAVQVTSGAGASATVGTALTTAPTFTVTDASGNALGNVAVTVAVTGGGGTLVSPPTKTSAGPTSVGTWTLGTTAGTNTLTVTVAGVAPLTINVTGTPGSVAKVVVQAGNSQTAKAGDVLATPLAAAVQDQYGNGIPNQSVTFAVTAGGGSVSPATLTTNSAGVATGATWRLGIRGGTQSATATAGSFSAAFTASIQTTFVVDLRYFGPTMSTEAQTAFTNSANRIKAAIITQISPVSLVGAGLADCGVSGLTGTLNENTTGVIIYASVGPIDGAGKILAQAGPCYVRNQSLLPAVGVMKFDEADIQNYINTGRFEAIVLHEMNHVVGFGTIWTDKSLLQGAVYTDTIPTGSTNPRFMGAAALAQCLALGASANHCASGTGVAVEQCGTPGTADGHWREVFTTTCTGTNKAPVGGTAAFDQELMTGYAEGTPNMPWSTMSIAQFQDLGYTVNLLAADPYTVPSLMSIARMRSAMEAQAREGAIEHVLQPRFTVGGGRIQAIRREIQR; the protein is encoded by the coding sequence ATGACCAGTATCCTTGCACCGCGCGCGGCATTGCGCCGCTGGTCCCTAGTTGCCACGGTCGTGGCCGGAGCCTGCTCGGGTGGCGACGGCACGTCGCCGCCCAAACCCGCGGCGGTGCAGGTAACCTCCGGTGCGGGGGCGAGCGCGACGGTTGGCACGGCGCTGACGACGGCGCCGACTTTCACCGTCACCGACGCCTCGGGAAATGCGCTGGGTAATGTCGCCGTCACGGTGGCGGTGACGGGTGGCGGCGGCACGCTCGTCAGTCCGCCGACCAAGACATCGGCCGGTCCCACGTCGGTTGGCACGTGGACGCTCGGGACCACGGCCGGCACGAACACGCTGACGGTGACCGTCGCCGGCGTGGCGCCGTTGACCATCAATGTGACGGGAACGCCGGGAAGCGTCGCCAAGGTTGTCGTACAGGCAGGCAACTCGCAGACGGCGAAGGCAGGCGATGTCCTCGCCACACCGCTCGCCGCAGCCGTGCAGGACCAGTACGGCAATGGCATTCCCAATCAGTCCGTGACATTCGCCGTCACCGCGGGGGGAGGTTCGGTCTCGCCGGCCACGCTCACGACGAACTCGGCCGGCGTCGCTACCGGCGCGACCTGGCGGCTGGGCATCCGGGGAGGGACGCAGTCAGCGACGGCGACAGCCGGCAGCTTCTCGGCGGCCTTCACGGCGAGCATTCAGACGACTTTCGTCGTGGACCTGCGGTACTTTGGCCCGACGATGTCCACCGAGGCGCAGACCGCGTTCACGAATTCTGCGAACCGCATCAAAGCCGCGATCATCACGCAGATTTCGCCGGTCAGCCTTGTTGGCGCCGGACTCGCGGACTGCGGGGTCAGCGGGTTGACCGGAACGCTCAATGAGAACACCACGGGTGTCATCATCTACGCGTCGGTCGGGCCGATTGACGGCGCCGGCAAGATCCTGGCGCAGGCCGGCCCGTGTTACGTGCGCAACCAGTCCCTGCTGCCGGCCGTCGGCGTCATGAAGTTCGATGAAGCTGACATCCAGAACTACATCAACACCGGTCGCTTCGAGGCGATCGTGCTGCACGAGATGAACCACGTGGTGGGCTTCGGCACGATCTGGACCGACAAGAGCCTCCTGCAGGGCGCGGTCTATACCGACACCATTCCGACGGGGAGCACCAATCCGCGGTTCATGGGCGCGGCGGCGCTGGCGCAATGCCTCGCGCTCGGTGCATCGGCCAATCACTGCGCCAGCGGTACAGGCGTTGCCGTGGAGCAATGCGGCACGCCGGGCACGGCCGACGGTCACTGGCGCGAGGTGTTCACCACGACGTGCACCGGGACGAACAAGGCTCCCGTCGGCGGCACCGCCGCGTTCGATCAGGAACTGATGACGGGCTACGCGGAGGGCACACCGAACATGCCGTGGAGCACGATGAGCATCGCGCAGTTCCAGGATCTCGGGTACACCGTGAACCTGCTGGCCGCCGACCCGTACACCGTCCCCAGTCTCATGAGCATCGCGCGGATGCGCTCGGCGATGGAGGCCCAGGCGCGCGAGGGAGCCATCGAGCACGTGCTGCAGCCGCGCTTCACGGTTGGCGGCGGGCGCATTCAGGCCATTCGGCGGGAGATCCAGCGATGA
- a CDS encoding CHASE3 domain-containing protein, producing MQLTPVQKLSISIGAALVVLGGFGAASYYYASRLVAADRAVERANTNMAAAFHVVVSRQEGEHLAKAYVVRPDSVTRALLQAAQARVEDALDALHRGTEDNPRQFARVHALAEGAAQNFETFRSTVLIRDHVGADSARRVLTGERSANAADSLMKIVNEIREDELRVLGERTRLQNAHSATAQRVILVGMVLAFLLAGVALQPVRAHIASRLTSRIVHEHVTGAGVLTEADRARASATRQLQALHRLVADLSGAADRGVRAKALVMAAEPLNTVLVALIAPSDDGALRVLAASPSTLDGVGPDLERPVTELLRTGKATMAESRPERDRAWGDLPALDACGASGAVLFSPLTKDEQTTGVLVVAHTGNRVFPDDELIFAATLGRLGGAALAA from the coding sequence ATGCAGCTGACCCCGGTCCAGAAACTCTCGATTTCCATCGGAGCCGCCCTCGTCGTCCTCGGCGGGTTCGGCGCCGCGTCGTACTACTATGCATCGCGCCTGGTGGCGGCCGACCGCGCGGTGGAGCGCGCGAACACCAACATGGCCGCGGCATTTCACGTGGTCGTGAGCCGACAAGAGGGCGAGCATCTGGCCAAGGCGTATGTGGTGCGTCCCGACAGCGTGACGCGCGCGTTGCTCCAAGCGGCGCAGGCGCGGGTGGAGGATGCGCTGGATGCCCTGCATCGCGGCACGGAAGACAATCCTCGGCAGTTCGCCCGCGTGCACGCCCTCGCCGAGGGAGCCGCGCAGAACTTCGAGACGTTTCGGTCGACCGTGCTCATCCGGGACCACGTCGGCGCGGACTCGGCGCGCCGCGTCCTGACTGGCGAGCGGTCGGCGAATGCCGCGGACTCGCTGATGAAGATCGTCAACGAGATCCGCGAGGATGAACTGCGCGTCCTTGGCGAGCGGACGCGCCTGCAGAACGCGCACAGCGCGACCGCCCAACGCGTGATTCTTGTCGGGATGGTGCTGGCGTTTCTGCTGGCGGGCGTCGCGCTCCAGCCGGTGCGCGCGCATATCGCCTCGCGGCTGACGTCGCGCATCGTGCACGAGCATGTCACCGGAGCGGGCGTGCTTACCGAGGCGGACCGCGCGCGCGCCAGCGCCACGCGGCAGCTGCAAGCGCTGCACCGGCTGGTCGCCGATCTGTCGGGCGCGGCGGATCGTGGCGTACGCGCGAAGGCGCTCGTCATGGCGGCGGAACCGCTGAATACGGTGCTCGTCGCCCTCATCGCGCCTTCCGACGACGGCGCGTTGCGTGTGCTCGCCGCGTCGCCATCGACGCTGGACGGTGTCGGCCCCGACCTGGAGCGCCCCGTGACGGAACTGCTGCGCACGGGCAAGGCGACGATGGCTGAATCGCGTCCTGAACGCGACCGCGCCTGGGGCGATCTCCCCGCGCTCGATGCTTGCGGGGCGTCGGGGGCCGTCCTCTTCTCGCCGCTAACGAAGGACGAGCAGACAACTGGTGTCCTGGTCGTTGCGCACACCGGTAATCGCGTTTTCCCCGACGACGAACTCATATTCGCAGCCACGCTGGGCCGCCTTGGCGGTGCAGCCCTTGCCGCTTGA
- a CDS encoding NAD+ synthase: MSLLRLAIAQFRPRKGDVAANLARAGEVLAQAAALEPPPHMVQFPEAILSGYFVEGGIRENALTPDEVVRALDGYWRAAARPGSTIDVMVGFYEQHDGTLYNSALYARLGGADPVLLHVHRKNFLPTYSLFDEERFMERGYDIRAFDTAWGRAAMLVCEDAWHSMTGTIAALDGAQVIFVSSAAVARGTHPRGDGVDGPGTIARWERLIKDIAEEQGVFCTLANLVGSEGGKMFQGGSLVAGPRGDIRARAPVWDEALLVTELDLGDIARCRADAPMLSDLKVAIPYLSAEMKRAVYAPRLSPKPRTVPRTAPPRAEETRSTAGTSGGTLPVVVPVDGGRAAPPPLDIDAPLVERWLVQFLRDELGRRGFGKVIVGISGGVDSAVVATLAARALGPSNVLGLRLPYRLSSAESLAHADLVITQLGIESRTIDISAAVDGYLASEPDADAGRRGNVMARMRMIALFDLSARHSALPLGTGNKSERLLGYFTWHADDSPPVNPLGDLYKTQVWALARHLGVPAAIVDKPATADLVAGQTDEGDFGITYARADGILNWLLHGWTPTEVATRGYGEADVERVRRRLDGTHWKRRLPTVAMLSGAAIGESYLRPVDY, encoded by the coding sequence ATGTCCCTCCTCCGTCTCGCCATCGCGCAGTTCCGCCCCCGCAAGGGCGACGTCGCCGCCAACCTTGCCCGGGCCGGCGAGGTGCTGGCACAGGCGGCCGCGCTGGAGCCGCCGCCGCACATGGTGCAGTTCCCGGAGGCCATCCTCTCCGGCTACTTCGTGGAAGGCGGCATCCGCGAGAATGCGCTGACGCCGGACGAGGTGGTGCGTGCCCTGGATGGCTACTGGCGGGCGGCGGCGCGCCCGGGCTCGACCATCGACGTGATGGTTGGCTTCTACGAACAGCACGACGGCACGCTCTACAACAGCGCGCTGTATGCCCGCCTCGGCGGCGCCGACCCCGTGCTGCTGCATGTGCATCGCAAGAATTTCCTCCCCACCTACTCGCTCTTCGACGAAGAGCGGTTCATGGAGCGCGGGTATGACATCCGCGCCTTCGACACGGCGTGGGGACGCGCCGCGATGCTGGTGTGCGAGGACGCCTGGCATTCGATGACGGGCACCATTGCGGCGCTCGACGGCGCGCAGGTGATCTTCGTGAGCTCGGCGGCGGTCGCGCGCGGCACGCATCCACGCGGCGACGGGGTGGATGGCCCGGGGACGATTGCCCGCTGGGAGCGGCTCATCAAGGACATCGCCGAGGAGCAGGGCGTCTTCTGCACCCTCGCCAACCTCGTCGGCAGCGAGGGCGGCAAGATGTTCCAGGGCGGGTCGCTCGTGGCCGGCCCGCGCGGCGACATCCGCGCCCGGGCGCCGGTCTGGGACGAAGCGCTGCTCGTCACCGAGCTCGACCTCGGCGACATCGCCCGCTGCCGGGCTGACGCCCCGATGCTCAGCGACCTCAAGGTGGCCATCCCGTATCTCTCGGCCGAGATGAAGCGCGCGGTCTATGCGCCGCGGCTCTCACCCAAGCCCCGCACGGTGCCGCGCACCGCGCCGCCACGCGCGGAAGAAACGCGGTCGACCGCGGGAACGTCGGGCGGCACGCTTCCGGTCGTCGTTCCCGTGGATGGCGGCCGCGCCGCCCCGCCTCCGCTCGACATCGACGCCCCGCTCGTCGAACGCTGGCTCGTGCAGTTCCTGCGCGATGAACTGGGACGGCGCGGATTCGGCAAGGTGATCGTCGGCATCTCGGGCGGCGTCGATTCGGCGGTGGTCGCGACGCTCGCCGCGCGCGCGCTCGGCCCGTCCAACGTTCTCGGCCTGCGTCTTCCGTATCGTCTGTCGAGCGCCGAGTCGCTGGCGCACGCCGATCTCGTCATCACGCAGCTCGGCATCGAGAGCCGGACCATCGACATCTCGGCGGCGGTGGATGGCTACCTGGCCAGCGAACCCGACGCCGACGCCGGACGCCGTGGCAACGTGATGGCGCGCATGCGGATGATCGCGCTCTTCGACCTCAGCGCGCGGCATTCCGCCCTGCCGCTCGGCACCGGCAACAAGAGTGAACGGTTGCTCGGGTATTTCACCTGGCATGCCGATGATTCGCCGCCCGTGAATCCGCTGGGCGACCTGTACAAGACGCAGGTCTGGGCGCTTGCGCGCCATCTCGGCGTGCCGGCCGCCATCGTCGACAAGCCGGCGACCGCCGACCTCGTTGCGGGACAGACCGACGAGGGCGACTTCGGCATCACGTACGCCCGGGCCGACGGCATCCTGAACTGGCTCCTGCACGGCTGGACGCCCACTGAGGTCGCCACGCGCGGGTATGGCGAGGCCGACGTCGAGCGCGTGCGCCGCCGGCTCGACGGCACCCACTGGAAACGACGCCTCCCGACGGTGGCAATGCTGAGCGGCGCCGCGATTGGCGAGAGTTACCTGCGGCCGGTCGATTACTGA
- a CDS encoding PBP1A family penicillin-binding protein, producing the protein MSLRLVLLSVLAATVVGAQQPPAQKPSTGEAWQIPALPQSSMVFARDGALIGEIGRAWRTSVAIRTLPRYLPQAFIAVEDQRFYQHDGVDLVGIAGAMKDNLLGGSRGASTITQQLVGNVHPDLIDRSERGFAGVPRKLREQRAAREMERHYSKDQILEAYLNAIHFGRSWYGVESAARHYFGKSAAHVTLAEAASLAALPKGPAIYDPARHPERNRNRRNAILDLMVVQKFISREQAAAAKAQPITTVANSGLANSAPWFVEVVRTQMERAGIPVAQGGYRVMTTLDPSLQNAAWVALVEGTAAVEARPGYRNPTYARHPKGSTDYLQGMVVAMDPATGDVRALVGGRNYAEAPFNRAVNGVRQPGSAFKPFVYARAILDSIPANAIVPDTSLELVVDRGVIYRPGNADGEFLGNLTLREALTRSRNPVAVQLWQRVTGDSVVALARRMGIRSYIAPWPSSAIGASAVQPLDLVAAFTAFPNLGVPVEPRFVVRVEDGAGRVVYSQGVRPLPPAMPADVAFIVREMMRDVVDRGTATAVRRYVPYAVPVAGKTGTTDDNTDVWFVGATTDLVAGVWLGFDRPRPIMGGAAGGTLAAPIFGQMLARSGYGRGAPWTPPPGLVTAELDRANGTLAEASTPPERRYLEYFLPGTEPGALRVDARRLFGWGPIP; encoded by the coding sequence GTGTCCCTTCGCCTCGTCCTTCTCTCCGTCCTTGCGGCCACCGTGGTGGGGGCCCAGCAGCCGCCTGCTCAAAAGCCCTCCACGGGCGAGGCATGGCAGATTCCGGCGCTCCCGCAGTCGTCGATGGTGTTCGCGCGTGACGGAGCGCTGATCGGCGAGATCGGCCGTGCCTGGCGCACGTCGGTCGCCATTCGCACCCTGCCGCGCTATCTCCCGCAGGCCTTCATCGCCGTCGAAGACCAGCGGTTCTACCAGCACGACGGGGTGGACCTTGTGGGCATCGCCGGCGCGATGAAGGACAACCTGCTCGGCGGTTCGCGCGGGGCGTCAACCATCACGCAGCAGCTGGTCGGCAACGTGCATCCGGACCTCATCGACCGCAGCGAACGGGGCTTTGCCGGCGTGCCACGCAAGCTGCGCGAGCAGCGCGCGGCGCGCGAGATGGAGCGGCACTACAGCAAGGACCAGATCCTCGAGGCGTATCTCAACGCCATTCACTTCGGTCGCAGCTGGTATGGCGTGGAGTCGGCGGCGCGCCACTACTTCGGCAAGAGCGCGGCGCACGTCACGCTCGCCGAAGCGGCCTCGCTTGCGGCGCTCCCCAAGGGACCGGCGATCTACGACCCGGCCCGCCATCCCGAGCGCAACAGGAACCGCCGCAATGCCATTCTCGACCTCATGGTCGTCCAGAAGTTCATCTCCCGCGAGCAGGCGGCGGCGGCGAAGGCACAGCCGATCACCACGGTGGCCAACAGCGGCCTGGCCAACAGCGCCCCCTGGTTCGTGGAAGTCGTGCGCACGCAGATGGAGCGCGCCGGCATCCCGGTGGCGCAGGGCGGCTATCGGGTGATGACCACGCTCGATCCCTCGCTGCAGAATGCGGCGTGGGTGGCACTCGTCGAGGGCACCGCAGCGGTCGAAGCGCGCCCGGGCTACCGCAATCCGACCTACGCCAGGCATCCCAAGGGGAGCACGGACTACCTGCAGGGGATGGTGGTGGCGATGGATCCGGCCACCGGCGACGTGCGGGCGCTCGTTGGCGGGCGCAACTACGCCGAGGCGCCGTTCAACCGCGCGGTCAATGGCGTACGCCAGCCAGGTTCAGCCTTCAAGCCGTTCGTGTATGCGCGCGCCATTCTCGATTCCATCCCTGCCAACGCGATCGTTCCCGACACCTCACTCGAACTCGTCGTGGATCGGGGTGTCATCTACCGTCCCGGCAACGCCGATGGCGAGTTCCTCGGCAACCTGACGCTGCGTGAGGCGCTGACCCGCTCGCGCAATCCCGTGGCGGTTCAGCTCTGGCAGCGGGTCACCGGCGATTCCGTCGTTGCGCTGGCCCGTCGCATGGGGATTCGCTCGTACATCGCGCCGTGGCCCTCGAGCGCCATTGGTGCGTCCGCGGTGCAGCCGCTCGATCTCGTGGCGGCCTTCACGGCCTTCCCGAACCTCGGCGTGCCGGTGGAGCCGCGGTTCGTCGTGCGCGTCGAGGACGGGGCCGGCCGCGTGGTCTACAGTCAGGGGGTGCGTCCGCTGCCGCCGGCGATGCCCGCGGATGTCGCCTTCATCGTCCGCGAGATGATGCGTGACGTCGTGGACCGCGGCACAGCCACCGCGGTGCGGCGCTACGTGCCCTACGCCGTGCCGGTCGCCGGAAAGACGGGGACCACCGACGACAACACCGATGTCTGGTTCGTTGGCGCCACGACCGATCTGGTGGCCGGCGTCTGGCTGGGATTCGACCGACCGCGTCCGATCATGGGCGGTGCCGCGGGCGGCACGCTCGCCGCGCCGATCTTTGGGCAGATGCTGGCCCGTTCCGGCTACGGCCGCGGCGCCCCGTGGACGCCGCCGCCCGGACTGGTCACGGCCGAACTCGACCGGGCCAACGGGACGCTCGCGGAAGCGAGCACCCCACCGGAGCGACGCTATTTGGAGTACTTTCTGCCGGGGACCGAGCCGGGGGCGCTCCGCGTAGATGCGCGTCGACTCTTTGGCTGGGGTCCCATTCCCTGA